Proteins encoded within one genomic window of Humulus lupulus chromosome 1, drHumLupu1.1, whole genome shotgun sequence:
- the LOC133800629 gene encoding inorganic pyrophosphatase TTM2-like, giving the protein MDMKVQGKDQQYVKFVAEQLGLDGSYVPRTYIEQIQLEKLVNDVMALPDDLKTKLSIDDDFAASPKEALSRASANRRMKHLGRGMSQSYSNQRDKTMAKLTKLAVNHRRFDGRAPDSPAPLSNQGIITQLSEQISTLNERMDEFTSRIEELNSKFSVRKVSASQQNLAMQAETYNGSGPTSLYVTRLSNGSLTGSLLPNSSSSSQLTKESPLMEECGGKNTYTLGEINETRNEWAAKLLERMSHS; this is encoded by the exons ATGGATATGAAGGTGCAAGGGAAAGATCAGCAATACGTTAAATTTGTTGCAGAGCAGCTGGGCCTGGATGGTTCATATGTTCCTCGTACTTATATTGAACAGATTCAGCTGGAGAAACTTGTAAATGATGTTATG GCACTGCCAGATGATTTAAAGACAAAACTCAGCATAGATGATGATTTTGCTGCAAGCCCTAAAGAAGCTCTTTCCCGAGCATCAGCAAATAGAAGAATGAAGCATCTCGGCCG aggtATGTCACAATCATATTCAAATCAGAGAGACAAGACTATGGCCAAGCTAACTAAACTGGCTGTTAACCACAGAAGGTTTGATGGAAGGGCCCCAGATTCACCTGCACCACTTTCAAACCAG GGAATTATAACTCAACTTTCTGAACAAATTTCTACTCTAAACGAAAGGATGGATGAATTTACATCTCGCATTGAAGAATTGAACTCCAAATTCTCTGTCCGGAAAGTCTCAGCCAGCCAACAAAACTTGGCTATGCAGGCTGAAACCTACAATGGTTCGGGACCCACTTCTCTTTATGTCACCAGATTAAGTAATGGTTCTTTGACTGGTTCGCTCCTGCCcaattcttcatcttcttctcaaTTGACTAAGGAGTCCCCACTGATGGAAGAG tgtggtggaaagaatacatatacacttggtgaaattaatgaaactcgaaatgaatgggcagccaagcttcttgagcggatgagtcatagttag
- the LOC133800617 gene encoding dicarboxylate transporter 2.1, chloroplastic-like isoform X2, with the protein MTWFKVASVPAIVSLLVSPLVLYIIYPPETKDIPEAPAMAAKKLESMGAVTKNQWIMIGTMLLAVSLWVFGETIGIPSVVAAMIGLSILLLTGVLDWSDCLNEKSAWDTLIGLPFSDAYWLTLSGFIIFLALIWVLQEMTTVRILRFVILFIDIYDDLISRRVNSSDAEKFAEICPCCNGVGWGVIWGMISFTFLCGSMYLGLVILS; encoded by the exons ATGACTTGGTTCAAGGTTGCCAGTGTACCTGCCATTGTTTCGCTTCTAGTTTCACCACTAGTTTTATACATAATTTATCCTCCAGAAACCAAGGACATTCCTGAAGCCCCTGCTATGGCTGCCAAGAAACTGGAAAGCATGGGTGCTGTTACGAAAAATCAATGGATTATGATTGGTACAATGCTTCTTGCGGTATCCTTATGGGTCTTTGG AGAAACTATCGGCATACCAAGTGTTGTGGCTGCAATGATTGGTTTATCTATACTTCTTTTGACAGGAGTCCTTGATTGGAGTGACTGTTTAAATGAAAAATCAGCATGGGATACCTTGATTGGTTTACCATTTTCTGATGCTTACTGGTTGACTCTATCAGGATTCATCATTTTCCTTGCTTTAATTTGGGTTCTGCAAGAAATGACAACAGTCCGTATTCTCCGTTTCGTTATTCTCTTTATAG ATATCTATGATGATTTAATATCTCGAAGAGTCAACTCCAGTGATGCTGAGAAGTTTGCTGAAATTTGTCCTTGTTGCAATGGAGTTGGATGGGGAGTCATATG GGGAATGATATCATTTACATTTCTTTGTGGATCAATGTATTTGGGACTTGTCATCTTATCATGA
- the LOC133800617 gene encoding dicarboxylate transporter 2.1, chloroplastic-like isoform X1: MTWFKVASVPAIVSLLVSPLVLYIIYPPETKDIPEAPAMAAKKLESMGAVTKNQWIMIGTMLLAVSLWVFGETIGIPSVVAAMIGLSILLLTGVLDWSDCLNEKSAWDTLIGLPFSDAYWLTLSGFIIFLALIWVLQEMTTVRILRFVILFIGVMNSLFSVYDIYDDLISRRVNSSDAEKFAEICPCCNGVGWGVIWGMISFTFLCGSMYLGLVILS; the protein is encoded by the exons ATGACTTGGTTCAAGGTTGCCAGTGTACCTGCCATTGTTTCGCTTCTAGTTTCACCACTAGTTTTATACATAATTTATCCTCCAGAAACCAAGGACATTCCTGAAGCCCCTGCTATGGCTGCCAAGAAACTGGAAAGCATGGGTGCTGTTACGAAAAATCAATGGATTATGATTGGTACAATGCTTCTTGCGGTATCCTTATGGGTCTTTGG AGAAACTATCGGCATACCAAGTGTTGTGGCTGCAATGATTGGTTTATCTATACTTCTTTTGACAGGAGTCCTTGATTGGAGTGACTGTTTAAATGAAAAATCAGCATGGGATACCTTGATTGGTTTACCATTTTCTGATGCTTACTGGTTGACTCTATCAGGATTCATCATTTTCCTTGCTTTAATTTGGGTTCTGCAAGAAATGACAACAGTCCGTATTCTCCGTTTCGTTATTCTCTTTATAG GTGTGATGAACAGCTTGTTTTCAGTATATG ATATCTATGATGATTTAATATCTCGAAGAGTCAACTCCAGTGATGCTGAGAAGTTTGCTGAAATTTGTCCTTGTTGCAATGGAGTTGGATGGGGAGTCATATG GGGAATGATATCATTTACATTTCTTTGTGGATCAATGTATTTGGGACTTGTCATCTTATCATGA